A segment of the Lentimicrobiaceae bacterium genome:
AACACTATCTGCTATGCAGTAACTTAGATTGTAAAAATTCATGTTGAGGGTGTCAGTATTTGAATATTCCCTGTTTTTTGTTGTTAAAAGTTTGGCTTTTGTGCATAAGATGGTAATTTTCCTATTTTTGCAATAACCTGTTTAATGGTTTAATATATTTCAATATGCCAATGACAATTTCTGAGCAAATAAGTAATTATCTGAAGCAGTTTACAGTTGGTATTGCCGGATGTGGTGGCTTAGGTTCAAATTGTGCAATTGCTTTGGCCAGATGCGGAGTTGGTAAGTTGGTAATTGCTGATTTTGATATTGTTACAAAACAAAATCTAAACAGGCAATATTATTTCCAGGACCAGATTGGTCGTTTAAAAGTTCATGCTCTTCGCGAAAATATTCAACGCATTGATGCATCAGTCAACGTTAAAGCGTTTGATATGAAATTATGTGTATCAGATATTGTTGAATTGTTTGCCGGATGCCATGTAATAGTTGAAGCTTTTGATAAAGCCGAGATGAAACAAATGATTATTGAAACAGTGCTCATGCAAATGCCCGGGAAATATCTGGTTACAGGTGTAGGCATGGCTGGCTGGGGGAAAACAGACATTATTCATGCCCGCAGGTCTGATCAACTGATTATTTGCGGTGATGAGGTGTCTGAAGTTTCTGAACAGTTGCCCGTGTTGGCTCCCAGGGTAAATGTTGTTGCCAATATGCAGGCAAATGAGGTGCTGGATATTTTGCTTGCGGATTTTAAACCGGCAGCTTTTTGAAAACAAGGATAAATGATGAAAATTGTTCTGAATAACAGAGAAGAAGTTTTTGAGGCTGATCAAATGACCATTACAGGCTTGCTTGCTGCCAAGAATTTTACTTTTAAAATGTTGGTTGTAAAAGTAAATGGTGTGCTTGTGAGGAGGCACGAATATGATTTGAAAACCATTTGTGATGGCGATGATGTAATGGTGCTTCACCTGATAACAGGCGGCTGACAGTTAATTTATACAACCTCCGCTACCGTAAAGGCACTTCCTCCTATAAATA
Coding sequences within it:
- the thiF gene encoding sulfur carrier protein ThiS adenylyltransferase ThiF translates to MPMTISEQISNYLKQFTVGIAGCGGLGSNCAIALARCGVGKLVIADFDIVTKQNLNRQYYFQDQIGRLKVHALRENIQRIDASVNVKAFDMKLCVSDIVELFAGCHVIVEAFDKAEMKQMIIETVLMQMPGKYLVTGVGMAGWGKTDIIHARRSDQLIICGDEVSEVSEQLPVLAPRVNVVANMQANEVLDILLADFKPAAF
- the thiS gene encoding sulfur carrier protein ThiS, producing MMKIVLNNREEVFEADQMTITGLLAAKNFTFKMLVVKVNGVLVRRHEYDLKTICDGDDVMVLHLITGG